A segment of the Microvirgula aerodenitrificans DSM 15089 genome:
TTCCCGGTCGGACCCGACCGCTGTGGCGCTGTTCATCATCGCCCGCCTGTTCGGCGTGGCGCTGCTGCTGTACGGGCTGGCCATCGCCGGCGCCCCGGCCGATCACGCAGCCGACCGGACGGCCCTCCGCGTCGCCAGATCGCCGGCCGGCGACTGCGCCGCACCGGCCGCAGCGGCTGGCGCGGCACACGGAGACTGAGCGGCCGGGGCACAGGCGCGGTACGATAGCACCCCTGACCACTGCCCCGCCTGCCATGACCAAGCCCTTGTCCCGTTCCACCCTCAGCAGCGACGCCTATGCGACCGTTCGCGCCATTCTGCTCGATGGCGAGCGCCATGCGCCGGGTGACAAGATCAGTGTCGAGGCGCTGGCGCAGGAACTGGGTGTCAGCCGCTCGCCGCTATGGGCAGCGATCTCCCGGCTGGAAGCCGAGGGGCTGGTCGAGGTGCGGCCGCGCCAGGGGGTGTTCATGCCGGCCTTCCGTGCCGACGAGGTACGCGACATCGCCCGGGCCCGGGAGGCGCTGGAGGGCATGGTGGCCCGGCTGGCCGCCGCCCAGGCCGACGAGGCGCAGATCGCGGTCATGGCCGATTCGATCGACCGTCAGGCACAGGCCATAGCCGCCCAGGACCGCGCCGGCTATGCCAGCGCCAACCAGCATTTCCACGAAGCGCTATTGGCTGCTGCCGGCAGTCCGACGCTGTCGCGCCTGCTGCATGCGCTGTATGGACAGATGATGGCCATGTGCGGCCGGCGGCCGTTCAGCTTCGACCAGCTGGCGCGCAATCGCGGCGAGCATGTCGCGGTGCTCGATGCAATCCGCCGGCGCGACGGCGACCGTGCCGACGCGATGGCCCGGCAACACGTCAACTCCCTGGTGCAGGCGCTGCTGGCCGCCGGAGACTGACGGGCCGGGACGGCGCAGGCAGCCGTCCGCCTGATGAAATCCCGCCATGCCCGTCCGTTCTTCGCTGCCATGACGGGCGGACCGCCCGACCCTACGGGTTTCCCTTACGCGCCGCCCGAATTTTCCGTATCCCCACCATCTGCAATACTGTAAAGGTATGCCGGGTCTGCGGCGCATGACGGACAAATCAAGGGGCGCGATGGATTCGACGAACAGGGTACTGATTGTCAGCGACGGCGTGGCCGATGAGCAGCCGCTCATCGACGCCGCCGTCGCGCTCGGCACGCCGGCCTCCGCCGGCGGCACCCTGTTGCGCATCGCCCCGCCCGCCTGGTCACCGCTGGCGCCCTTGCCGCGCCCGCTGCCCCGGTTCCCGACCGGTGGCGACTGGCAGGTACTGGCCGATGCCAGTCTGGCCGAGCTTGATATCCAGCGCCAGCGCCACCCGCTGACCCTCGCCGCCCACCAGCCGGCTCCGTGGCCGCGCGAGGGGCTGACGGCCCTGACCCGTCAACTGCTGACCCCGCCGCACGGCACACTGCTGATCGTCCGCCGCCCCAGCGCCGCACCGTACCGGCGTGTGCTGGTCGCCATCGAACTGTCGGCGGACCGTGCGGCGGACTGCCTGCAGCTTGCGCGCCGCTTTGCGCCGGCAGCCGAGCTGACCGTGCTCCATGCCCTGCCCCGGCAGCCGGACGCGGCCGACCAGGCCTGCCCGCCAGACCAGCGCGAAGCCGCGCTCGACCGCCTCGATGCGCTGCTCGACCAGGCCGGCCTGTCCCCGCGACAGGCATTCAAGATTGCCGAATGCGCCCATGCGCCCGAACTGATACTCGACAAGGAACGCGAATTGCTAGCTGATCTACTGGTGATCGGCGGCCGGACCCCGTCCGCGCTGCGACGCCTGTTCTACCGCGGCGTCATGCCACAAGTGCTTGCCCAGGCCGGTTGCGATGTGCTGATCGCACCGGCCCAACCGCGATGACGGGAACACCATGTCGCTGATCCTGATCGTCCTGCTCCCCTTCATCGGCAGCCTGCTGGCTGCCTGCATGCCGTCCAATGCGCGCAATGCCGAAGCCTGGCTGGCCGGCGGCGTCGCCGTGGTCTGCGCCGCACTGGTCATCAGCCTGCAGTCACAGGTCGCCGACGGCGGCGTGGTCCGCCATGCGCTGCCGTGGATCGCCGGGCTCGATTTCTCGCTGCGTCTCGACGGGTATGCGTGGCTGTTCGCGCTGCTGGTCGCGGTCATGGGCGGCCTGGTGGTGCTGTATGCCCGCTATTACATGTCGCCGGACGATCCGGTGCCGCGTTTCTTCTCGTTCTTTCTCGCCTTCATGGGGTCGATGCTCGGCGTGGTGCTGTCCGGCAACCTGATCCAGCTGGTGATGTTCTGGGAGCTGACCAGTCTGGCGTCGTTCATGCTGATCGCCTACTGGAACCACCGTATCGACGCCCGGCGCGGTGCGCGCATGGCGCTGATCGTCACCGCCACCGGCGGACTGTGCCTGCTGGCCGGCGTGCTGATGCTCGGCCAGGTGGTCGGCAGCTACGATCTCGACCGGGTGCTGGTGGCCGGCGACCGGGTACGCGCCCATGCATGGTATCCGGCGATCCTGGCGCTGATTGCGCTCGGGGCGCTGACCAAGAGCGCGCAGTTCCCGTTCCATTTCTGGCTGCCGCACGCGATGGCGGCGCCGACGCCGGTGTCGGCCTATCTGCACTCGGCAACCATGGTCAAGGCCGGCGTGTTCCTGCTGGCCCGCTTCTGGCCGGTGCTGTCCGGCAGCGAGGAATGGTTCTGGCTGATCGGTGGCGCCGGGCTGTGTTCGCTGGTGCTTGGCGCCTATGCGGCAATGTTCCAGCGCGACATGAAGGGCGTGCTCGCCTATTCGACCATCAGCCATCTCGGTCTGATCACACTGCTGCTGGGCATGAACAGCCCGCTGGCGCTGGTCGCCGCGGTCTTCCATATCGTCAACCACGCCACGTTCAAGGCCTCGCTGTTCATGGCCGCCGGCATTGTCGATCACGAAACCGGCACTCGCGATCTGACCCGGCTCAGCGGCCTGGCCCGGGCGATGCCGATCACGGCGACGCTGGCCATGGTGGCGGCGGCCTCGATGGCCGGTGTCCCGCTGCTGAACGGCTTCCTGTCCAAGGAAATGTTCTTCGCCGAGACGGTTTTCACCGCCCACAGCGGCTGGCTGCCGGTGGCAGCGGTGATTGCCGGCATTTTCAGCGTCGCCTACTCGCTGCGCTTCATTCTGCAGGTGTTCTACGGCCCGGCGCCGCACGATCTGCCGCGCGCGCCGCATGAACCGCCACGCTGGATGCTGGTGCCCAGCGCGCTGCTGGTACTGGCCTGCCTGCTGGTCGGCATCCTGCCGGGTCTGACGGTCGGCCCGTTCCTCGACAACGCGGCACAGGCCATTCTCGGTGTCGACAAGCCGGCATACAGCCTGGCGATCTGGCACGGCTTCAATCTGCCGCTCTTGATGAGCCTGGTTGCACTGGTCGGCGGTGTGCTGCTGTACCTGTGGCTGCAGTGGCGCCAGGCCAGCGGCGGCATTCTGATCTACCGCTTTGACGGCAAGCGCGCGTTTGAATTCGTGATGGCGACCAGCATGTCGGCGGCCGACCACCTGATGCGCTATGTGTCCTCGCGCCGGCTGCAGGTGCAGTTGCTGCTGCTGGTGTGCGCAGCCTTCACCGCCGCGCTGATTCCGCTGTGGCCGCACGGCTTCCGCTTCGGCGACAAGCCGCTGGCCCCGCTGGACCCGGTGTTTGCGCTGCTGTGGCTGAGCGGCGCGGCCTGCGCCGTCGGAGCCGCGCACCAGGCCAAGTACCACCGGCTGGTGGCGCTGATTCTGGCCGGCGGCGCCGGACTGGCGACCTGCCTGACCTTCGCCTGGTTCTCCGCGCCGGATCTGGCACTGACCCAGATCACGGTCGAAGTGGTCACCGTGGTGCTGATCCTGCTCGGCCTGCGCTGGCTGCCGCGCCGCATCGAGCAGCCGGGCCAGGCTGGTGCCGGCAGCGTCATCGCCTACAGCCGCCGGTTGCGCGACTTCGGCATTGCGGCACTGGTCGGCTGCGGCATGGCCGGGCTGACCTTCGCCGTCATGTCGCGAACAGCCATTGAGGGTATCGCGCCATTCTTTATCCGTGAATCGCTGCCGCAGGGCGGCGGGCTGAATGTGGTCAACGTGATTCTGGTCGACTTCCGCGGCTTCGATACCCTGGGCGAGATTACCGTGCTCGGCATCGTGGCGCTGACGGTCTACGCGCTGTTGCGCCGCTTCCGCCCGGCGCCGGAAAGCGTGGCGCCACCACAGCAGCAGCTCGACCAGCCGATGATGGCCGCACCGAATCCGGACGCCGCCCTGCCGGCCGGCTACCTGATGGTGCCGACGGTGCTGGTGCGGCTGATCATGCCGGTCGCGGCGCTGGTGTCGCTGTACTTCCTGCTGCGCGGCCACAACGCCCCCGGTGGCGGCTTTGTCGGCGGGCTGATCCTGTCGACGGCGGTGATCCTGCAGTACATGTTCGGCGGCATTGTCTGGGTCGAGTCGCGCTCGCGGCTGCACCCGCAGTACTGGATCGCCATCGGCCTGCTGGCCGCCGGCAGTGCCGGCATCGGCTCGTGGTTCGCCGCGCGGCCGTTCCTGACCAGCCTGGCCGGGGATCTGCATCTGCCGCTGATCGGTGCGGTGCACCTGTCCAGCGTGCTGCCGTTCGATATCGGCGTCTACATGCTGGTGGTCGGCGCGACCACACTGGTGCTGGTGGCGCTGGCCCACCAGTCGCTGCGTACCCAGCATCGCAAACCGCTGCCCACACAACAGGAAAGGCAGGCCGACTGATGGAAATCGTCTATGCACTCGCCGTCGGCGTTCTGGCCGGCGCCGGCGTCTGGCTGCTGCTGCGGCCGCGCACCTTCCAGGTGATCATGGGGCTGTCGCTGCTGTCCTATGCCGTCAACCTGTTCATTTTCGGCATGGGCCGGCTGACCATCGACCGCGCGCCGATCGTCGACCCGAGCCAGGTCATGGACCCGTCGCGTTATGACGACCCGGTGCCGCAGGCACTGGTGCTGACCGCCATCGTCATCGGCTTCGCCACCACGGCACTGTTCCTGGTGGTGCTGCTGGCCTCGCGCGGCCTGACCGGCACCGACCATGTCGACGGGCGGGAAAGCGGGGGCGACTGGTGAGCGACTGGACTTCCCACCTGCCGGTGCTGCCGGTCATCCTGCCGCTGCTGGCCGGCGCCCTGATGCTGACGCTCGGCGACGCACGCCGCAATACGCGCGCCACCATCGCCGTGCTGTCGACACTGGCGCAACTGGCGGTCGCCGCGGCGCTGCTGGCCGGCGCGGCGGCAGCAGCGCCGATCGCGGTCTATCAGGTCGGCAACTGGGCCGCGCCGTTCGGCATCGTGCTGGTGGTCGACCGGCTGGCCGCGCTGATGCTGGTGCTCAGCGCCGTGCTCGCCCTGGCGACGCTGATCTACTCGCTGGCGCGCTGGGACCGCTCCAGCGTCCACTTCCACCCGCTGTTCCAGTTCCTGCTGATGGGGCTGAACGGCGCATTCATGACCGGCGACCTGTTCAACCTGTTCGTATTCTTCGAAATCCTGCTGGCTGCGTCGTACGGGCTGGCGCTGCACGGTTC
Coding sequences within it:
- a CDS encoding GntR family transcriptional regulator; the protein is MSRSTLSSDAYATVRAILLDGERHAPGDKISVEALAQELGVSRSPLWAAISRLEAEGLVEVRPRQGVFMPAFRADEVRDIARAREALEGMVARLAAAQADEAQIAVMADSIDRQAQAIAAQDRAGYASANQHFHEALLAAAGSPTLSRLLHALYGQMMAMCGRRPFSFDQLARNRGEHVAVLDAIRRRDGDRADAMARQHVNSLVQALLAAGD
- a CDS encoding universal stress protein encodes the protein MDSTNRVLIVSDGVADEQPLIDAAVALGTPASAGGTLLRIAPPAWSPLAPLPRPLPRFPTGGDWQVLADASLAELDIQRQRHPLTLAAHQPAPWPREGLTALTRQLLTPPHGTLLIVRRPSAAPYRRVLVAIELSADRAADCLQLARRFAPAAELTVLHALPRQPDAADQACPPDQREAALDRLDALLDQAGLSPRQAFKIAECAHAPELILDKERELLADLLVIGGRTPSALRRLFYRGVMPQVLAQAGCDVLIAPAQPR
- a CDS encoding monovalent cation/H+ antiporter subunit A, whose translation is MSLILIVLLPFIGSLLAACMPSNARNAEAWLAGGVAVVCAALVISLQSQVADGGVVRHALPWIAGLDFSLRLDGYAWLFALLVAVMGGLVVLYARYYMSPDDPVPRFFSFFLAFMGSMLGVVLSGNLIQLVMFWELTSLASFMLIAYWNHRIDARRGARMALIVTATGGLCLLAGVLMLGQVVGSYDLDRVLVAGDRVRAHAWYPAILALIALGALTKSAQFPFHFWLPHAMAAPTPVSAYLHSATMVKAGVFLLARFWPVLSGSEEWFWLIGGAGLCSLVLGAYAAMFQRDMKGVLAYSTISHLGLITLLLGMNSPLALVAAVFHIVNHATFKASLFMAAGIVDHETGTRDLTRLSGLARAMPITATLAMVAAASMAGVPLLNGFLSKEMFFAETVFTAHSGWLPVAAVIAGIFSVAYSLRFILQVFYGPAPHDLPRAPHEPPRWMLVPSALLVLACLLVGILPGLTVGPFLDNAAQAILGVDKPAYSLAIWHGFNLPLLMSLVALVGGVLLYLWLQWRQASGGILIYRFDGKRAFEFVMATSMSAADHLMRYVSSRRLQVQLLLLVCAAFTAALIPLWPHGFRFGDKPLAPLDPVFALLWLSGAACAVGAAHQAKYHRLVALILAGGAGLATCLTFAWFSAPDLALTQITVEVVTVVLILLGLRWLPRRIEQPGQAGAGSVIAYSRRLRDFGIAALVGCGMAGLTFAVMSRTAIEGIAPFFIRESLPQGGGLNVVNVILVDFRGFDTLGEITVLGIVALTVYALLRRFRPAPESVAPPQQQLDQPMMAAPNPDAALPAGYLMVPTVLVRLIMPVAALVSLYFLLRGHNAPGGGFVGGLILSTAVILQYMFGGIVWVESRSRLHPQYWIAIGLLAAGSAGIGSWFAARPFLTSLAGDLHLPLIGAVHLSSVLPFDIGVYMLVVGATTLVLVALAHQSLRTQHRKPLPTQQERQAD
- a CDS encoding Na+/H+ antiporter subunit C, with translation MEIVYALAVGVLAGAGVWLLLRPRTFQVIMGLSLLSYAVNLFIFGMGRLTIDRAPIVDPSQVMDPSRYDDPVPQALVLTAIVIGFATTALFLVVLLASRGLTGTDHVDGRESGGDW